In Acinetobacter sp. WCHAc010034, a genomic segment contains:
- the aroB gene encoding 3-dehydroquinate synthase, giving the protein MQTLHVELGERRYPIFIGSQLDPQALLAPYIHGKQVMIVTNATVAPLYLAHYEGAVRALGKAVSVCVLPDGEKYKNIEHLNLIFDALLEAGFNRDCTVLALGGGVIGDMAGFASACFQRGVHFIQVPTTLLSQVDSSVGGKTGINHPLGKNMIGAFQQPQAVLADMAQLKTLPERELSAGLAEVIKYALLGDIEFLAWLEAHMDGLVARDPELLAEAVYRSCAHKARIVANDEKEQGERALLNLGHTFGHAVESYLGYGEWLHGEAVAVGMVMAADLSYRMGWISAEDLQRTKKIILRAKLPVICPKIPLDQFLAYMSHDKKVLNGQLRLVLLKRLGQAVITREFDAELMKQAILANQQ; this is encoded by the coding sequence ATGCAAACCTTACATGTTGAACTCGGTGAACGCCGTTACCCTATTTTCATCGGCAGTCAGCTCGACCCGCAGGCGCTTTTAGCGCCTTATATTCACGGCAAGCAGGTAATGATTGTGACCAATGCAACGGTCGCACCGCTGTATTTGGCGCATTATGAAGGCGCGGTGCGGGCCTTGGGCAAAGCGGTTTCCGTCTGCGTGCTGCCCGACGGCGAGAAATACAAAAATATAGAGCATCTGAATTTAATCTTTGATGCGCTGCTGGAAGCCGGATTTAACCGCGACTGCACGGTTTTGGCCTTGGGCGGCGGCGTAATTGGCGATATGGCCGGCTTTGCGTCGGCCTGCTTCCAGCGCGGCGTGCATTTTATTCAGGTGCCGACCACGCTGCTGTCCCAAGTCGACTCCAGTGTGGGCGGCAAGACGGGCATCAACCACCCTTTGGGCAAAAACATGATTGGCGCCTTTCAGCAGCCTCAGGCGGTTCTGGCGGATATGGCGCAGCTGAAGACGTTGCCGGAGCGCGAACTGTCCGCAGGCTTGGCTGAAGTGATTAAATACGCGCTGTTAGGCGATATTGAATTCCTGGCTTGGCTTGAAGCGCATATGGACGGCCTGGTTGCCCGCGATCCGGAGCTGCTGGCGGAAGCGGTTTACCGTTCATGCGCGCATAAGGCGCGGATTGTGGCAAATGATGAAAAAGAGCAGGGCGAGCGCGCATTGCTGAATTTGGGCCATACCTTTGGCCATGCGGTTGAATCCTATTTAGGCTACGGCGAATGGCTGCACGGCGAAGCGGTTGCGGTCGGCATGGTCATGGCTGCGGATTTGTCATACCGCATGGGCTGGATCTCCGCGGAGGATTTGCAGCGTACAAAAAAAATCATTCTGCGCGCCAAATTGCCGGTAATATGCCCTAAAATTCCTCTGGATCAATTTCTGGCTTATATGTCGCATGATAAAAAAGTGCTGAATGGCCAGCTGCGCCTGGTGCTGCTGAAGCGGCTGGGCCAGGCGGTCATTACCAGAGAATTTGATGCGGAATTGATGAAGCAGGCAATTCTGGCGAATCAGCAGTAG
- the aroK gene encoding shikimate kinase AroK, with amino-acid sequence MPSKEFETLPNIYLVGPMGAGKTTVGRHLAELLGRDFVDSDHEIERKTGATIPWIFEKEGEQGFRSRETVVIDELTARKQLVIATGGGAVTQASNRAFLKQRGIVVYLYTPVEIQLLRTCRDKNRPLLQVENPEKKLKDLLKIRDPLYREVADYVIETNQGAARDLAQRIFNLIIAQNLPK; translated from the coding sequence TTGCCAAGCAAAGAGTTTGAGACCCTGCCCAATATTTATTTGGTGGGGCCGATGGGGGCGGGAAAAACAACAGTGGGCCGGCATTTGGCTGAATTGCTGGGGCGCGATTTCGTTGACAGCGACCATGAAATTGAGCGCAAGACCGGCGCAACAATTCCGTGGATCTTTGAAAAAGAAGGCGAGCAGGGATTCCGCAGCCGGGAAACTGTGGTGATTGACGAGTTGACTGCGCGCAAGCAGCTGGTGATCGCCACCGGCGGCGGTGCAGTGACTCAAGCCTCGAACCGGGCATTCTTAAAACAGCGGGGCATCGTTGTTTATCTGTATACTCCTGTCGAAATCCAGCTGCTGCGGACCTGCCGGGACAAAAACCGCCCGCTGCTTCAAGTTGAAAATCCGGAAAAAAAGCTGAAGGACCTGCTGAAGATCCGCGATCCGCTGTACCGGGAAGTGGCTGATTACGTTATTGAAACTAATCAAGGGGCTGCCCGCGATCTGGCGCAAAGAATATTCAATTTGATTATTGCCCAAAACCTACCTAAGTGA
- the pilQ gene encoding type IV pilus secretin PilQ encodes MNQVFRQFAMGAVAMAVMQAASAQVSMTGIVPMQIPGQGTEIRVMFNGLPPQPQAYQLEQPSRLVLDFDKAQPNIKQTSIPVATNEASSVEVASDAQRSRLTVNLADAGAFTTRVEGNTFILKINAASAAEAAQPAVQRQAQGISNIGFQRGSNGEGQIVVDLLGGNTPVDVQQQGSKIVIRTLGNKVPAHLARRLNVNDFATPVATIDAQNDGGNGVITVQSSGSYEYMAYQTDNKLTVSLKRPEDKNPLRSKAANHYTGKKISLDFQDIEVRRVLQLLADFTEINMVAADSVQGNITLRLKDVPWDQALDIVLKTKNLDKRRNGSVIWIAPVAELIKAEDEEAKAIAQSIKLAPIQTEYIKLSYAKAADVLKLLEESRDAKGSISNRTANSDSLALESVLSPRGSAVADVRTNTLIVNDTAQNIDKVRKMIDLLDVAVKQVMVEARIVRATTDFTKEMGVKWGILSQGVTNNDSLLVGGSDTTLWNLRKPTIDTTTGTATYDIQRPDNLNVDLGVTAQGASSIAFGLISLSDFMLDLELSALQADGYGEVISTPKVLTADKQPAKVASGTQIPYQSAESGGVNTVSKTEFVDATLSLDVTPSITPDGKIQMMLKIKNDSVGTPTPTGQYTINKNEINTNVLVDNGETVVLGGIFEQMTTSNQTKVPFLGDLPYIGRLFRKDAKTDKKSELLIFVTPRIVNDSMAGNH; translated from the coding sequence ATGAATCAAGTATTTCGTCAGTTTGCAATGGGTGCAGTCGCTATGGCGGTCATGCAGGCGGCCAGTGCTCAGGTCAGCATGACCGGCATCGTGCCGATGCAGATCCCGGGCCAGGGCACTGAAATCCGGGTGATGTTTAATGGCCTGCCGCCGCAGCCGCAGGCGTATCAGCTGGAGCAGCCATCCCGCCTGGTGCTGGATTTTGATAAAGCGCAGCCGAATATCAAGCAGACTTCCATTCCTGTTGCGACAAATGAAGCCAGCTCTGTTGAAGTTGCGTCAGATGCGCAGCGTTCGCGCTTAACGGTCAATTTGGCCGATGCCGGCGCATTTACAACCCGCGTTGAGGGCAATACCTTTATCCTGAAAATTAATGCCGCGTCGGCTGCTGAAGCTGCGCAGCCTGCAGTGCAAAGGCAGGCGCAAGGCATTTCCAACATCGGTTTTCAGCGTGGCTCAAACGGCGAAGGCCAGATTGTTGTGGACTTGCTGGGCGGAAATACCCCTGTTGATGTGCAGCAGCAGGGCAGCAAAATCGTGATCCGCACTTTGGGCAATAAGGTTCCGGCGCATCTTGCCCGGCGCCTGAATGTCAATGACTTTGCCACGCCGGTTGCGACAATTGATGCGCAGAATGACGGCGGCAACGGCGTGATTACGGTTCAGTCTTCCGGCAGCTATGAATATATGGCGTATCAGACCGATAATAAGCTGACAGTCAGCCTGAAGCGCCCGGAAGACAAGAATCCGCTGCGTTCGAAAGCGGCCAATCATTATACGGGCAAAAAGATTTCTTTAGATTTCCAGGATATCGAAGTGCGCCGCGTGCTGCAGCTGCTGGCGGATTTTACCGAAATCAATATGGTGGCAGCCGACTCCGTGCAAGGCAATATTACCCTGCGCTTGAAGGATGTGCCTTGGGATCAGGCGCTGGATATTGTCCTGAAGACCAAGAATCTGGATAAGCGCCGCAATGGCAGCGTGATCTGGATCGCGCCGGTTGCTGAACTGATCAAAGCTGAAGATGAAGAAGCGAAAGCAATTGCGCAAAGCATCAAGCTTGCTCCAATTCAAACGGAATACATCAAATTAAGCTATGCCAAAGCGGCGGATGTTTTAAAGCTGCTGGAAGAATCCCGCGACGCTAAGGGCAGCATCTCAAACCGCACTGCGAATTCCGACTCGCTGGCGCTGGAAAGCGTGCTGAGCCCGCGGGGCAGCGCTGTTGCTGACGTGCGCACCAACACTTTAATTGTCAATGATACCGCTCAGAATATTGATAAAGTCCGTAAAATGATTGACTTGCTGGATGTTGCAGTAAAGCAGGTCATGGTGGAGGCGCGCATTGTGCGGGCAACTACAGATTTCACCAAAGAAATGGGGGTGAAATGGGGAATACTGTCGCAGGGGGTTACCAATAATGATAGCCTGCTGGTTGGCGGAAGCGATACAACGCTATGGAATTTAAGAAAACCTACTATTGATACAACAACCGGGACGGCGACTTATGATATCCAGCGCCCTGATAACCTGAATGTGGATTTAGGTGTGACAGCGCAGGGGGCCAGCAGTATCGCTTTTGGCTTAATCAGCCTGTCAGATTTCATGCTGGACCTGGAGCTTTCCGCTTTGCAGGCGGACGGCTATGGCGAGGTGATTTCCACGCCGAAAGTCTTAACTGCGGATAAGCAGCCTGCTAAAGTCGCATCAGGTACGCAAATTCCATATCAGTCTGCGGAAAGCGGCGGTGTAAATACAGTTTCTAAAACGGAATTTGTCGATGCAACCCTAAGCTTGGATGTAACTCCTAGCATTACGCCTGACGGTAAGATCCAGATGATGCTGAAAATTAAAAATGATTCAGTGGGTACGCCTACACCGACCGGCCAATATACAATTAATAAGAATGAAATCAATACTAATGTGTTGGTGGATAATGGCGAGACCGTTGTGCTCGGCGGTATCTTTGAGCAAATGACAACCTCTAATCAGACTAAAGTGCCTTTCCTTGGCGATTTACCTTATATTGGCCGCTTATTCCGTAAAGACGCGAAGACGGATAAAAAGAGTGAGCTGCTGATTTTTGTTACGCCGCGAATTGTTAATGACAGTATGGCTGGAAATCATTAA
- a CDS encoding pilus assembly protein PilP, whose amino-acid sequence MKIKKISMFVMLGAALAGCESRIDAVNQEMANIRNQPPIAIEPAPDFVPAETFIYAAQQLKSPFLPNSLATELKIMAGKRVYPNFSRQPQPLESYALESLNMKGSLRSQAGNVLALIQTPDGQIERVQLGSYMGLNHGRIVKITPTQIDVVEIIPDGREGYVERPRSLILIGPAP is encoded by the coding sequence ATGAAAATTAAAAAAATTTCTATGTTTGTGATGCTTGGCGCTGCTTTGGCAGGCTGTGAGTCACGCATTGACGCCGTGAATCAGGAAATGGCGAATATCCGCAACCAGCCGCCGATTGCGATTGAGCCGGCGCCGGATTTTGTCCCGGCAGAAACATTTATTTATGCAGCGCAGCAGCTGAAAAGCCCATTCCTGCCGAACTCCTTGGCGACGGAACTGAAAATCATGGCGGGCAAGCGCGTTTATCCGAATTTCAGCCGCCAGCCTCAGCCGCTGGAAAGCTATGCGCTGGAAAGCCTGAATATGAAAGGCAGCCTGCGCAGCCAGGCCGGCAATGTTCTGGCGCTGATACAGACGCCGGATGGCCAGATTGAACGGGTTCAGCTCGGCAGCTATATGGGGCTCAATCACGGCCGGATTGTAAAAATTACACCGACGCAAATTGATGTGGTTGAGATTATTCCAGATGGGCGGGAAGGCTATGTTGAGCGTCCTAGAAGCCTCATATTGATTGGACCGGCACCTTAA
- a CDS encoding type 4a pilus biogenesis protein PilO: protein MSYDEFEGLNKEAAALPKKKMTLDKFLQQFNTLDTNNYGSWPLSVKLTCWIFIIILVLLLGYFAVIKGAMDSISNANAQEQNLLNEFREKDSKLRNLQQYQMQLQEMEARFNQQLEQLPKETEIPGLVEDINVTGVNSGLKFKNIRLENEVKQEFFIEQPIAIEATGDYHSFGAFVSGIAGLSRIVTLHDFEITASENQEKKTDIPKVDYSLKAKTYRYVGNAENAAGAAPAASGSQAAAAAPAGGAN, encoded by the coding sequence ATGAGTTACGACGAATTTGAAGGCTTGAATAAAGAAGCCGCAGCGCTGCCAAAGAAAAAAATGACCTTGGATAAATTCCTGCAGCAGTTCAATACCTTAGATACCAACAATTACGGCAGCTGGCCGCTGTCGGTTAAGCTCACCTGCTGGATTTTCATCATTATTCTGGTGCTGCTGCTGGGCTACTTTGCCGTGATTAAGGGCGCGATGGATTCGATTTCCAACGCCAATGCGCAGGAACAGAATTTATTGAATGAATTCAGGGAAAAAGACTCCAAGCTCCGCAACCTGCAGCAGTACCAGATGCAGCTTCAGGAAATGGAAGCCCGCTTCAATCAGCAGCTGGAGCAGCTGCCGAAGGAAACTGAAATTCCTGGACTTGTTGAAGACATTAACGTGACAGGCGTGAATTCAGGGCTGAAATTCAAGAATATCCGCCTGGAAAATGAGGTGAAGCAGGAATTCTTTATCGAGCAGCCGATCGCGATTGAGGCAACAGGCGATTATCACTCCTTTGGCGCCTTTGTCAGCGGTATTGCCGGATTATCCCGCATTGTGACTTTGCATGATTTTGAAATCACCGCATCAGAAAACCAAGAGAAAAAAACCGATATACCTAAGGTTGACTACAGCCTGAAAGCGAAAACTTACCGCTATGTCGGCAATGCTGAAAATGCAGCGGGCGCCGCGCCGGCAGCCTCAGGAAGTCAGGCTGCGGCAGCTGCCCCAGCAGGAGGAGCAAACTGA
- a CDS encoding PilN domain-containing protein, producing MAKINLLPWRDELREKRKKEFIAVCIGAFFIGVLGVGATWLFFDNKLQDQEQANQLIVSTNQNLDVQLKSLEGLQEQRNAIIERMKLIQGLQGQRPIAVHLLDELVRVTPSNMYITKFSRLGDKFTLEGKAESPNTVAELLRNLEASPWYRNAFMNSFLVAEEKKDQAPSSVVPRVEEGYGVFVVTADLDAVAEPELTGQADAKAAVPAANTATSAAEAAK from the coding sequence ATGGCGAAAATAAACCTGCTCCCTTGGCGCGATGAGCTGAGGGAGAAACGGAAAAAAGAATTCATCGCAGTCTGCATCGGGGCTTTTTTTATCGGGGTACTCGGGGTAGGTGCAACCTGGCTATTCTTTGACAACAAGCTGCAGGATCAGGAACAGGCGAATCAGCTGATCGTCAGCACCAATCAGAATTTGGATGTGCAGCTGAAGTCGCTGGAAGGCCTGCAGGAGCAGCGCAATGCCATTATAGAGCGCATGAAGCTGATTCAGGGCCTGCAGGGCCAGCGCCCAATCGCCGTGCATCTGCTTGATGAGCTGGTCCGCGTCACGCCAAGCAATATGTATATCACTAAATTCAGCCGCTTAGGCGATAAGTTTACCCTGGAAGGCAAAGCTGAAAGCCCGAATACTGTTGCGGAGCTGCTGCGCAATCTTGAAGCATCGCCTTGGTACCGCAATGCATTCATGAATTCGTTCCTGGTGGCGGAAGAGAAAAAGGATCAGGCGCCAAGTTCAGTGGTTCCACGGGTTGAAGAAGGCTATGGCGTTTTTGTGGTTACAGCGGACTTGGACGCGGTTGCCGAGCCGGAATTAACAGGCCAGGCGGATGCTAAGGCTGCTGTCCCGGCAGCAAATACAGCAACTTCTGCAGCGGAGGCGGCAAAATGA
- a CDS encoding pilus assembly protein PilM → MGVDISSTSVKVLELSVKSGRYWVESYALVPLPEGSVVEKNILNPEAVGDSLERAINLANAQTSNAALAVPTSMVITKVIEMDADMTSDEREVQIRMDAEQYIPFPLDEASLDFEVLPDRLSNPGRVNVLLVATRIENVEARAEVLELAGLTPKIADVESFALENAFKVFSDTLPMGVKTVGILDIGHSMTTLSVMQNNKVIYTREQVFGGKQLTQEIQNRYGLSFEEAGRAKKTRALPDDYDIEVLEPFLEAVVQQAARSLQFFFSSSQFNEIDHILLAGGNANIPGLAKLLQQKLGYRVTIANPFLQMGFSPQIDIKKIENDASSLLAACGLALRSFD, encoded by the coding sequence ATGGGAGTAGATATCAGTTCAACTTCTGTTAAAGTTTTGGAACTTTCTGTAAAAAGCGGACGGTATTGGGTTGAAAGCTATGCTTTGGTGCCTTTGCCGGAAGGAAGCGTTGTTGAAAAAAACATATTAAATCCTGAAGCAGTCGGCGACTCCTTGGAGCGCGCGATTAACTTAGCCAATGCGCAGACTTCAAACGCCGCGCTTGCTGTGCCTACTTCAATGGTGATTACTAAAGTCATTGAAATGGATGCAGACATGACCAGCGATGAGCGTGAAGTTCAGATCCGCATGGATGCCGAGCAGTATATTCCTTTCCCGCTGGATGAGGCGAGCCTGGATTTTGAAGTTCTTCCAGACCGCTTATCCAACCCCGGCCGCGTCAATGTCCTGCTGGTTGCTACACGCATTGAAAATGTCGAAGCGCGCGCAGAAGTGCTGGAGCTGGCTGGCCTGACCCCTAAAATTGCCGATGTGGAAAGCTTCGCTTTGGAAAATGCCTTCAAGGTGTTTTCAGACACCTTGCCGATGGGGGTGAAAACCGTCGGCATTCTGGACATCGGCCACAGCATGACCACGCTTTCGGTCATGCAGAACAATAAAGTGATTTATACCCGCGAGCAGGTTTTCGGCGGCAAGCAGCTGACGCAGGAAATTCAGAACCGTTATGGCCTGTCTTTTGAAGAAGCCGGGCGCGCGAAAAAAACCCGAGCTTTGCCGGATGACTATGACATTGAAGTGCTTGAGCCCTTCCTGGAAGCGGTGGTGCAACAGGCTGCGCGCTCGCTGCAGTTTTTCTTTTCATCATCCCAATTCAATGAGATCGATCATATTCTGCTGGCGGGCGGCAATGCCAATATTCCCGGCCTGGCCAAGCTGCTGCAGCAGAAGCTGGGCTACCGCGTGACCATTGCCAATCCATTTCTGCAGATGGGTTTTTCACCTCAAATTGATATTAAAAAAATTGAAAATGACGCTTCATCGCTCTTGGCGGCTTGCGGCTTGGCATTGAGGAGTTTTGATTAA
- the ponA gene encoding penicillin-binding protein PBP1a: protein MKKLSCSGLVHPFFLILIIILVSIPMGFYGMYLYIAPSLPEMSTLKKAPLLKPLQVYSADNELIAEYGGKLSVPVEYDQIPPAFIHAFLAAEDSSFFEHSGISFKGLGRAVSESITGSNVQSGGSTITMQVAKNYYLSPERTLKRKLTEIFLARKIEQNLSKEEILTLYVNKIFLGKNAYGIAAAAKIYYNKNLNELSTAQMAMISGLPKAPSKYNPVANPKRALERRNWILGRMLQLGYINQAEYQKAIAEPVSLDMPERGVNNRFPYVGEMVRSELVQTLGEQAVDSGYKVYTTINSKRQAYAEEAVQNGLEDYDRRHGWRGAEAHDEPLSRFMAYANTFPAEVTKVGASSFDALMQDGTTVTVPWSGMSWARPYRNANSVGNAPGKASQIVKVKDIIRLRPNQDKSSWSLVQIPKAQGQLIAMNPNNGAIEAISGGYNFYQSKFNRALQGWRQPGSIIKPFVYALALERGMTPFSMVNDSPITIGKWSPKNADGRYLGMIPLRRALYLSRNTVSVRLLQTVGIERTRQLFMDFGLQEDQIPRNYTIALGTPQVLPVQMATGYATFANGGYRIQPHFIDRIEDAYGKVIYQANPDYACISCINEKEPPADSAEPSTPDDEAFAVAGATLPEAQPADVDTADYRQAQRILKSSSAFDMANILRDVIQHGTGRAALKIGRNDLGGKTGTTNDAKDAWFAGFNGKLVAIAWVGFDQPTTLGRREYGGVAALPVWTSFMANALKGTPEAWVRLDKNAKAPLNRNQVTIKVLPGAEVQDRASPPLAQPLYRPAPVPAVRPAQNDFEDLPGEEEALAPKNSAPPALQNHPAPAGAKPRSDALENLIEQVQ from the coding sequence ATGAAAAAGCTATCTTGTTCAGGCCTTGTCCATCCATTTTTTTTGATCCTAATTATTATTCTGGTCTCAATTCCAATGGGTTTCTATGGCATGTATCTCTATATTGCCCCATCTTTGCCTGAAATGTCCACCCTGAAAAAGGCGCCATTGCTGAAGCCTTTGCAAGTGTACAGTGCTGATAATGAGCTGATTGCGGAATACGGCGGCAAGCTCTCCGTGCCGGTTGAATATGACCAGATCCCGCCGGCCTTTATTCACGCCTTTCTGGCGGCTGAAGACTCATCGTTTTTTGAACACAGCGGAATCAGCTTCAAGGGGCTGGGCCGCGCCGTCAGCGAAAGCATTACCGGATCAAACGTGCAGTCCGGCGGCTCCACCATTACCATGCAGGTGGCGAAGAACTATTATTTAAGCCCTGAACGCACGCTGAAGCGCAAGCTGACTGAAATTTTCCTGGCGCGCAAGATTGAGCAGAATTTAAGCAAGGAAGAAATTTTAACACTGTATGTCAATAAGATTTTCTTAGGCAAAAACGCCTACGGCATCGCGGCGGCCGCCAAAATTTACTACAACAAGAACCTGAATGAACTCAGCACGGCGCAAATGGCGATGATTTCCGGCCTGCCGAAAGCGCCTTCAAAATACAACCCGGTGGCGAACCCCAAGCGCGCGCTGGAGCGCCGCAACTGGATTTTAGGGCGCATGCTGCAGCTGGGCTACATCAATCAGGCCGAATATCAGAAAGCCATTGCCGAACCGGTCAGCCTGGATATGCCTGAGCGCGGGGTAAATAACCGCTTTCCTTACGTCGGCGAGATGGTGCGCTCGGAACTGGTGCAGACTCTGGGCGAACAGGCGGTTGACTCCGGCTACAAGGTCTACACCACGATTAACAGCAAGCGCCAGGCCTATGCTGAAGAAGCGGTACAGAATGGGCTGGAAGACTATGACCGCCGCCACGGCTGGCGCGGCGCGGAAGCGCATGATGAGCCTTTGTCCCGCTTTATGGCCTATGCCAATACCTTCCCCGCAGAAGTGACCAAAGTCGGCGCATCCAGCTTTGATGCGCTGATGCAGGATGGCACAACCGTGACCGTGCCCTGGTCCGGCATGTCATGGGCCCGCCCCTACCGCAATGCCAACAGCGTAGGCAATGCGCCTGGCAAGGCCTCGCAGATTGTCAAAGTCAAAGATATTATCCGCCTGCGCCCGAATCAGGACAAAAGCTCCTGGTCGCTGGTGCAGATTCCCAAAGCGCAGGGCCAGCTGATTGCGATGAATCCGAACAATGGCGCGATTGAAGCCATTTCAGGGGGCTATAATTTTTACCAGTCCAAGTTCAACCGCGCGCTGCAGGGCTGGCGCCAGCCGGGCTCGATCATTAAGCCTTTTGTCTATGCGCTGGCTTTAGAGCGCGGCATGACTCCGTTCAGCATGGTCAATGACAGCCCGATCACCATTGGCAAATGGTCGCCTAAAAACGCTGACGGCCGCTATCTGGGCATGATTCCATTGCGCCGCGCGCTTTACCTGTCTCGCAATACCGTATCTGTGCGCCTGCTGCAGACCGTCGGCATTGAGCGCACCCGCCAGCTGTTCATGGACTTTGGCCTGCAGGAAGATCAGATTCCGCGCAATTACACCATCGCCTTAGGCACGCCGCAGGTTTTGCCGGTGCAGATGGCCACCGGCTATGCCACTTTCGCCAATGGCGGCTACCGCATTCAGCCGCATTTCATTGACCGCATTGAAGACGCCTACGGCAAAGTGATTTATCAGGCCAACCCTGACTACGCCTGCATTTCCTGCATCAATGAGAAAGAGCCGCCAGCGGATTCAGCCGAGCCTTCAACGCCGGATGATGAAGCCTTTGCAGTAGCCGGCGCCACCCTGCCGGAAGCGCAGCCGGCGGATGTTGACACTGCGGATTACCGCCAAGCACAGCGGATTTTAAAATCCAGCTCCGCATTTGACATGGCCAATATCCTGCGTGACGTCATTCAGCACGGCACCGGGCGCGCGGCCCTGAAAATCGGGCGCAATGATCTTGGCGGCAAAACAGGCACCACCAATGACGCCAAAGATGCATGGTTTGCAGGCTTTAACGGCAAGCTGGTGGCGATTGCATGGGTAGGCTTTGACCAGCCTACCACGCTGGGGCGCCGTGAATACGGCGGCGTAGCGGCCCTGCCGGTCTGGACCAGCTTTATGGCCAATGCCTTAAAAGGCACGCCTGAAGCCTGGGTGCGCCTGGATAAAAACGCCAAAGCGCCGCTGAACCGCAATCAGGTGACCATCAAGGTCCTGCCAGGCGCTGAAGTGCAGGACCGCGCTTCGCCACCGCTGGCTCAGCCGCTGTACCGCCCGGCGCCTGTGCCGGCAGTACGCCCGGCGCAAAATGACTTTGAGGACTTGCCGGGTGAAGAAGAGGCGCTGGCGCCGAAAAACAGCGCGCCGCCGGCCCTGCAGAACCATCCAGCGCCCGCGGGAGCGAAACCCCGCTCTGATGCGCTGGAAAACTTAATCGAACAGGTTCAATAA
- a CDS encoding putative RNA methyltransferase, with translation MNLLMCPVCQKQLALEDRTWRCENSHSYDVAKQGYVNLHVVQHKHSKNPGDTPESVQARRAFLSAGHYAPLQQAAVAKICGLRIENLLDIGCGEGYYTGAMQREVMQCAGVDIAKNAVQAAAKLNKGVTWVVGTGATLPVLDQSVDLCSSLFSPIPKEEILRVLKPKGYLMVVTPAPQHLYAMREALFEEVQAHDPRKFVHQLQDAFDLLEEQVIDAPMLLGQQDLKNLIAMTPYAYKAKPERRQALESQAEFALNAQFQMFIFQKK, from the coding sequence ATGAATCTGCTGATGTGCCCGGTTTGCCAGAAGCAATTGGCGCTTGAGGACAGAACATGGCGCTGTGAAAACAGTCACAGTTATGACGTGGCGAAGCAGGGCTATGTCAACCTGCATGTGGTGCAGCATAAGCACAGCAAGAACCCGGGCGATACCCCGGAATCGGTGCAGGCGCGGCGCGCTTTTTTAAGCGCCGGGCACTATGCGCCGCTGCAGCAGGCCGCTGTGGCAAAGATCTGCGGGCTGCGGATTGAAAATCTGCTGGATATCGGCTGCGGCGAAGGCTATTACACCGGTGCCATGCAGCGGGAAGTGATGCAGTGCGCCGGGGTGGATATAGCCAAGAATGCCGTGCAGGCTGCGGCCAAGCTGAATAAAGGCGTGACGTGGGTGGTGGGAACCGGCGCGACCCTGCCGGTGCTGGATCAGTCGGTTGATCTGTGCAGCAGCCTGTTCAGCCCGATTCCGAAAGAAGAAATCCTGCGGGTGTTAAAGCCGAAGGGCTATCTGATGGTGGTCACGCCGGCGCCGCAGCATCTTTACGCCATGCGTGAAGCGCTGTTTGAAGAAGTGCAGGCGCATGATCCGCGCAAATTCGTCCATCAGCTGCAGGATGCCTTTGACTTGCTGGAAGAGCAGGTGATTGATGCGCCGATGCTGCTGGGGCAGCAGGACTTGAAAAACCTGATCGCGATGACGCCTTATGCCTATAAGGCCAAGCCGGAGCGCAGGCAGGCTCTGGAAAGCCAGGCGGAATTTGCGCTGAATGCGCAGTTCCAGATGTTTATTTTTCAGAAGAAATAA